A single genomic interval of Seriola aureovittata isolate HTS-2021-v1 ecotype China chromosome 10, ASM2101889v1, whole genome shotgun sequence harbors:
- the LOC130176766 gene encoding uncharacterized protein LOC130176766: MTDTEKSLVADYLTHSTATAEKHYRMKQPETIVRASQLLAKLAGDSSVESADEGPSHGTRGAARNAADKPACTTNVQMDVQAAFDKLLETHPVTLDGDVPDKTERRKVSPDCQRQLYERWLKAQMKLRVQHVLSYFCRRLPTENRVSTWIAKRGWKKNLPISANIIKEWKPSGSVDMVMDSRHIQKMTISQRWRGLLVTDVKGKGKGVVATRRFQTGEVVCDYHGRVITAKEGHHIHKNTSEEETGHMFFYTNQKGQPMCIDAHSSICECHPEKQTVGRFINHAKAEANLRPRFYAVDTDGEEKEVILFLATRNIEVNEELLFN; encoded by the exons ATGACTGACACAGAGAAGTCTCTGGTGGCCGACTACCTCACTCATTCCACTGCGACGGCGGAAAAACATTACCGCATGAAGCAGCCGGAGACCATTGTGAGGGCCAGTCAGCTGCTGGCTAAGCTCGCTGGTGACTCAAG TGTTGAGTCTGCAGATGAGGGTCCCAGTCATGGTACCCGTGGCGCTGCTCGCAATGCTGCCGACAAGCCTGCCTGTACTACAAATGTGCAGATGGATGTCCAAGCAGCATTTGACAAACTGCTGGAAACGCACCCGGTGACACTGGACGGGGACGTGCCAGACAAGACTGAGCGCAGAAAGGTGTCACCCGACTGTCAGCGGCAGTTGTACGAGCGTTGGCTGAAGGCACAGATGAAACTGCGCGTGCAGCATGTTCTCT CATACTTCTGCCGACGTCTCCCAACAGAAAACCGGGTCAGCACCTGGATTGCTAAGCGgggatggaagaaaaacctcCCCATCTCTGCCAATATCATAAAGGAGTGGAAGCCCTCAGGATCTGTGGACATGGTCATGGATTCTAGACACATCCAGAAAATGACCATCtctcagaggtggagaggactACTGGTCACCGATGTCAAAGGGAAAGGCAAGGGTGTCGTTGCCACCCGCAGATTTCAGACTGGTGAGGTGGTCTGTGATTACCATGGGAGGGTGATCACAGCCAAAGAGGGCCATCACATACACAAGAACACcagtgaggaggagactggACATATGTTCTTTTATACAAATCAAAAAGGGCAGCCCATGTGCATTGATGCACATTCATCTATTTGTGAGTGCCACCCCGAAAAGCAGACTGTTGGCAGGTTTATCAACCACGCAAAAGCAGAAGCCAACCTAAGGCCCAGGTTCTATGCTGTGGACACagatggggaggaaaaagaagttaTTCTTTTCCTCGCAACCAGGAACATTGAGGTCAATGAGGAACTCCTGTTTAATTAA